Proteins from a genomic interval of Salinarchaeum sp. Harcht-Bsk1:
- the phoU gene encoding phosphate signaling complex protein PhoU: protein MARKDYQQKLDDLRDDVLYMSELVLERLRDGLDALDRKDEDLARDVIEGDHEINQLYLDLEQDCIDLLALQQPVAGDLRFIASSFKIITDLERIGDLATNLAGYAEDAEQDRYPDVDIQSIGDQVIQMIEDTMTAFAQEDVEACREISARDDDIDALCERASQTVVRDLIEREVGPDAPQSEIEGIMQDVSRLLLTIRDLERVGDHAVNIAARTLYMVESDDELIY from the coding sequence ATGGCACGGAAGGATTACCAGCAGAAACTCGACGATCTCCGGGACGACGTACTGTACATGAGCGAGCTCGTCCTCGAACGGCTACGCGACGGCCTCGACGCACTCGACCGCAAGGACGAGGATCTCGCTCGGGACGTCATCGAGGGCGACCACGAGATCAACCAGCTCTACCTCGACCTCGAACAGGACTGCATCGACCTGCTGGCCCTCCAGCAGCCCGTCGCCGGCGATCTCCGCTTCATCGCCTCGTCGTTCAAGATCATCACCGATCTCGAACGGATCGGCGACCTCGCGACCAACCTCGCTGGCTACGCCGAGGACGCCGAACAGGATCGCTATCCAGACGTCGACATCCAGTCCATCGGGGATCAGGTCATCCAGATGATCGAGGACACGATGACCGCCTTTGCCCAGGAAGACGTCGAGGCCTGTCGCGAGATCTCCGCCCGCGACGACGACATCGACGCGCTCTGTGAGCGCGCTAGCCAGACCGTCGTCCGCGACCTCATCGAGCGCGAGGTCGGCCCCGACGCTCCCCAGTCGGAGATCGAGGGCATCATGCAGGACGTCTCCCGGCTCCTCCTGACGATCCGCGACCTCGAACGCGTGGGCGACCACGCCGTCAACATCGCCGCACGGACGCTCTACATGGTCGAGAGCGACGACGAGCTCATCTACTAG